The stretch of DNA GCGTATTCTATATTTGAATTGTGCGTTGTTTTTTcctcaaattttggttttcagTTAAGTGTTAGTTCTGAGAACTCCTACGGTCTAGCCTTTGATTGAGCCTTTCCTGAaaccattctcgtccccagaacCCTCCGATGTTTTCGGTCACGTGGTCGGCGAAACAAAAGGCTCTGGTCGCAGCCAACACTGGATGTCTTTAAATCTCGGATATCCAGCAGGGCATGCGCActtctttcaagtttcaataaTATTGAGTGAGAGGAGAGAAGATATTGATATAATGGAAGCTTCCTCAATGGATCATTTCGAAGAAGCGTTTAAAAGGCTTTGATTGCACTTGTCGgttaccaaaaaacaaaacaggatGAATACGATTGTGAATATGACCTCGTTGCAGGCGATGCAACaaggaacttaagcaacgacaacgacgacggcaacgagaacgtcataaATCTGTATTTTTAGTGGACAAAAGCAACAGCATAGCACGCCCGGCTCGAGCGTGTTTCGTTTATGTCCATTTCGTAGCCGTCATctgcaaagcaacaacgtgaaatagcccaatttgaggttttattaAGGatgtcagcacttgaggataaattttcattttctcccttaaattaagcgccgttctgaccagtgtcattcttgagTAACGTCTACACCCTTCCCCTATGAAAAAAGGCTGACATAGTCACGACCTGATTACAATAACACGAATGTGCTGAGTAGGTCTTTTAATTTTATGTTTACAATTTTGATCAGTTAATAAAAATATTGGAATTTTTAGGTGCGAATAGAGCCTTTCGTTTcgccgaccacgtgaccaaaagaaacggagggctgTGGGGACGATAATGAATGTGCGTGAACTGGAGAGTTTCTGTCGGTTTAAAGTGCGTGCGCACACTGAAAATAGAGTGCCCTTGTATAGCGTGACAGGTATCTAAGATCTGAATCTGAATCGTGAATTTTATATAGTTGGATAATAGCTATTTGCTAGCTCTGTGAAGTTGCTTATTTCTTCTTTGGTTATGCTCCATAGATGAAAGATGTCGTCGACGTATCTTTTCTAAAGAAGTGGCTTGTATGGATGATATCTGTTTTAACCGCAGCTATGAAAACGTTGGCAAAGGATACTGTGGTTTACTGCTTTTGAAAGTAGTTTTTCCCATTAAACAAGaaagaattttctttcaagataaCGCTCAACAAATCTTTGAGGAAGTGAGTAGGTATCGGACGGATTATGTTTGTGGAATGTTTCGTATGTTCCATATATATTGGTGGAGCAGGCCATCAGTACGCCCAGCGGTAACGAAGGTAATTAGACACATGGTAGACACGTAGCACGGCCTCGCTCTTGCTTGAATGAGGTCTCTTATTAAGGCCCACCCGAAAAATTAATCCAGATGCCCTCCGAGCGGTGCCACCGGTACCGCCGCGTCCGCACTATTTAGCATGTCCGACTAACGACAGTGAATTGCCTCCACTTCCCTTTAGATAGTTTTCAATCGAATGCAGGAGTGGGCCTGCTATATCAAAGCCTCCCTTTAATTTCCTTAACAAGGTATCGTCGGATCTCGAGTCGAGTGCTGTTCTCCATGCTTCTGTGAAGTGTTAATAGTAGTTCCGTCGGATGTCGAGGCCGGTATGCCCACTGATTAGCCGTTACCAGATTATTTTCTATATAAATGTGACGTGTGATCTTATCATATATCAGAGATTCTAAAATCTTGCTTGGAATACTTAAGAACGAAATTGATCTGGAGTAGTTGTCACGTTCCGTTTCATCATCTTTCTTGAACACAGGAGTGAGCCTTGCTGTTGGTAAATACTGTTTTGCCTGTTATACTGAGTTGGAATAGGATGACCACTGATCGAATTATTCCATCTCCTGTTTGCCTCAATAACTTCGGCTGCATCTTTTCAGAGCCAatggatttctttgtttttagcGCTTTGATTTTTTTCGCTACCGCGGTATTCGATACTATAACCCCGGTAAGGGGTGGCGCTAATCCCTCTTCTTTTCCTGGACAAACTTGGCAGACTATAAGATAAATTCACACCTATTATTGCAAAATACGAAATCATAAAATTCGCTTTTCATATGTTATTGAGCTTCAGGGTTCCGTTCTCTGTTTTAGCAGACCCATGTTTTTTTTAGCCCTCTAGGAGAATCCAGTACGCGCTTGTCGTCTTGACTTCGCTAAAAATGTTGGAGACGTACGCTGACTTCGATTTTCTAGGATCTGATGCAACCTCATTACAGGCACGTATGTAATCGGACCACATCTCTGGACATTTACTAGCGATCGCTGCTTTGAAGAGCTTGTATCGACGGTTCGTTTTGTGTCGAATATCCCACGTTATCCATAGAGGGAAAAAACTTTTGGCTTCTATATCTTTCACAGGGGGCGTGCTCATGGAGGAACAGACGTTCCCAGAACCATAGGTGGCCGTCAGGTTCACCAAAAATGGAAGCGACGTAAAATGGAACATTTTTTGTATCATCTTTGAATTTTTCCTCATCCATTTTGCTTAGGATTCTTGTTTTAATAAACTTGGGTGGAGGTCTCTTATTTTTGAGCCGTATAGTAGCATAAATGAAATCATGGTCATGATGAGATCTTTGTTGATCGCGTAGCATCTCGTACCACGTTTTGCATATTAAATGCCTCGAAAATTGACCGTAGTTTCTTTGTGTTTGGATTGTGAGCATGCGAATTATCATGGGTCACTTAGTAGAAGAATCGCAGTTGAAGtcgccaaaaagaaaaatgcttgTCGTCTTTAGCCAAGCATTTTCAAGCGATTGGCTGATGCGGTCGAAAATATACAACTGTACGTTGCCATCTGCAAGCTGGTACATTACAGAGAAGAGTGTCAAAGTACTGGCTATTTTGACTTGGAGACTGATCTCTTCTAAGCCCTCAGTGAATAAATCCTTTTGATAGACAGCCTTTAGGTTTTCTGCAAAGTATAAAGACCGCCTCCTCCGTTAAGGCCTTGTCGATCGAGTCGCAGAAGTCGCAATCTTTCATATCTAACTCAGTATCCGAGACGGTTTTgtctacaatcctagacaaaactgttgggaaggttagcacttttgaagtctttattgcttttctcccctcccccctccttcaatgttgtgcaaaactgaatggtttcagtggaaaattgttgacttaccttccaacattgaataggggggagggagCCTACGTAAGAGAAAGAGAAACTAtgtcttttgagctttaacacaagcaggttgaaatacagctctggtgtggttcatttacataaccttcccaactacttttgtctatgattgtaggttTGATTCACCGCTGgtaatacgtctgcgttcgcaggttAATTCCGTAATAGCAAGTAActcaaatttgaataataataataataataataataataattattattattattattattattataattataataatagtaataataataatattaataataataataataataatggaaactttatttgtcttcgaatacagttgtaaatctctctacgtataggcaattaacaactggctgcttgaaattgagtgatatacttgtatactgtatttacaaatgaataaaaatatatatatatatatatataaatataaccgaaaaagtggaaagaaatccttatctactataaagtgctcaatagcagagctagagctatgaataattatactccaaaagctaggttatttgaacatttactgcaactctgagtttcatgcagtaaatgttcaaataacccaGCTCTTGcagtataattatatatatatatatatatatatatatttttttttttttttttgaattttcggaacatgtttcgatgtttcaaacatcatcttcagccatagagagtgtaacattaaattttttttttacaagataattcgtatatatatatataactatcaatacaatgattctttgtagattaaatgttcgttacaagtacgtaaaattcaaacgaaccaacaatattttagagaacacaactgacataacggtaaaagtttaaaagtgtaatgctaaactgacatgatcaacttgtttgttgagttcgggtttcaaccgctcaatatggaagctctccttgattttgagttgatagaaagaagtagcattatcaataattttgaagcaagaaacatcacagttatcgtgacaatttttagaagaactaagatgcttgaaaatatgagaatttttgtcccggaaaaggtgctcatttacacgtgtgtagaaatgcctgttggtttcaccaacgtagcgagcaccacagcccgcacaagtaaatttgtatacaacacgtgatttgagagaatccggaatgaaatcctttggactaaaaatgttgcacagtttgaatggagagaaaattactttaacatttaaatccttgcaatacttgttaataatagatgaaattttctttctggtataagttgaatagaaaccgatgtaaggtagtttgtaaaaatggtaGTTGGATACATCATGTTTAGGGGCTTCTTTTGTAGTAACATTTCTAAGATAACCTTGAACGGACTTGTCAATTAGCCAACTGGGAAACATATTACGTTTCAAAATAGTAGTTAGAGTATtgatatcgttttgaaaaccctgagtagtgttgttaattttatatgccctgtcgatgagagttttaattaaccctaatttgtactgaaagggagtaaaactgaaataatttgtaagtagaccagtgtaagtcttttttcgaaaaacagaAGTGATACAAGAACATTCATTGTTACTTGATCTCTGCTTGGATAACAATACATCTAAGAAAGGCAGTTTGCcatctgtttctgtttccattgtaaacttaatgttgggatggcatttgttaaggtattgaaaaaacatatctgcatcatgagaattttgaaaacaacaaataatgtcATCTACGTATCTGCGATAATATAATACTGGGTACCGGtgtatttttccaaccaaagTCTTTCATAGTGACCCATGAAGAAATTGGCTAATACAGGGGCTAAAGGTGAACCCATTGCCACTCCATCTATTTGATCGTAAAAGCAaccattgaataaaaaatgagtGTGGCTAGTAGCAAAATTGAAGAGTTGTTTAAGATGAACTTTACTTAGTTTTAGGTCAGGATTCATGTTACCATCAATTATGGCGTTGACAGCTAAATCAATCGTCTCAGATAAAGGGATATTAGTAAAAGGCTAGTGACATCATAGGAAACTAAAAACCTGTCGCTGAAATCAAACTGTTGAATCTcttggacaaaagaaaacgtATCTGTTGCACAAAACTCTGAGGATATGTGGGTttaagcaaagaacaaagatacTTAGCTAAGTTGTAATTGTAAGTGCCTATAGATGACACAATGGGTCTGAAAGGAGGTGTGATAGTTTTGGGATCTTTGACTTTATGCAATTTAGGTAGACCATATAACCTAGCTGGTTGGGAACCAGTAGGATACATTTCACGATAGATGTTACAATCTAAGAGGCCGTTTTTCTTAAGTTTACGTAAAAACCGCTGTAACTGACCTTCCCTGCGTAGAGTGAGATCAGAttccaattttttaaatttagaattGTCACTCAACAAATCAACCATAGCTTTATTGTAAACTACCTTGTCAAGAACTACGTAGTTCTTCTCTTAGTTCTCTTAGTTCTtataaaaattgtcacgataattgtgatgtttcttgcttcaaaattattgataatgctacttctttctatcaactcaaaatcaaggagagcttccatattgagcggttgaaacccgaactcaacaaacaagttgatcatgtcagtttagcattacacttttaaacttttaccgttatgtcagttgtgttctctaaaatattgttggttcgtttgaattttacgtacttgtaacgaacatttaatctacaaagaatcattgtattgatagttatatatatatatatacgaattatcttgtaaaaaaattttaatgttacactctctatggctgaagatgatgtttgaaacatcgaaacatgttccgaaaattcaaaagtgtggttgtattttttagaatattagtaacacttgtgctatccagaccatttggaaaagttATTCACGACCTAGCACGAAAGTACAATGGATCGTTGGTTATTTCTGATCTTCGAAAGCTTGAAAAGCTAACGACTCAGTCGAGAAAAGCTGAACTTGATGTTCGGTTTCTCAAAAACTGCCAAGCGTTTGGTGTATACCCGAAATTCATCACCTTTGACTTGCCGAAAGTAAGCAATTTTGATGCAGTGTATATTCGAAAACGGCTTTTAAGAACTTCTATCCAGAAGAGAGCTAAAGAGAAAAGGAACCTTGACAAGGATTTGGACCGACAATGGCAAAAGCTCGAAGGAGTTCTGAGTAGCATTGACTTACACATCCTCAAGAAAGTCACAAAAAGAAACGTCGAACGCAAGGTCTCTCAGTTTATCAAGACACATGACAAGAAGTTAAAAGCCCTCACTAAAAACACTTCTGTTCCTTTCACTCACAATAACACAGTTGTCAATATCTCCTCTTATAAGCTGTGTGACGAACAACTTGATATTCTGAAATTTGGTCTTACATTTGCCATAAAACCTCCGCATGTAAACAAGAGTCAAGTATTCACGACATTTGAACTTCTCCATGATGACCTCAAGAGGCATCTTTCGGATAAGACCAAAGCCAATGAAGTCCGGAATGAGATACAGCATCTAGCCACCCGTTATGTGAACTCTTTCAAGCCTTCAATGAATGacttaaagaaacataaaatacTGAAAAGACTGAAACATAACAAGGACATCATCATCCTGAGACCAGATAAGGGGAACGGAGTCGTAGTTCTTGACAAGGTAGTTTACAATAAAGCTATGGTTGATTTGTTGAGTGACaattctaaatttaaaaaattggaaTCTGATCTCACTCTACGCAGGGAAGGTCAGTTACAGCGGTTTTTACGTAAACTTAAGAAAAACGGCCTCTTAGATTGTAACATCTATCGTGAAATGTATCCTACTGGTTCCCAACCAGCTAGGTTATATGGTCTACCTAAATTGCATAAAGTCAAAGATCCCAAAACTATCACACCTCCTTTCAGACCCATTGTGTCATCTATAGGCACTTACAATTACAACTTAGCTAAgtatctttgttctttgcttaaACCCCACATATCCTCAGAGTTTTGTGCGACAGATacgttttcttttgtccaagAGATTCAACAGTTTGATTTCAGCGACAAGTTTTTAGTTTCCTATGATGTCACTAGCCTTTTTACTAATATCCCTTTATCTGAGACGATTGATTTAGCTGTCAACGCCATAATTGATGGTAACATGAATCCTGACCTAAAACTAAGTAAAGTTCATCTTAAACAACTCTTCAATTTTGCTACTAGCCACactcattttttattcaatggtTGCTTTTACGATCAAATAGATGGAGTGGCAATGGGTTCACCTTTAGCCCCTGTATTAGCCAATTTCTTCATGGGTCACTATGAAAGActttggttggaaaaatacaCCGGTACCCAAGTATTATATTATCGCAGATACGTAGATgacattatttgttgttttcaaaattctcatgatgcagatatgttttttcaataccttaacaaatgccatcccaacattaagtttacaatggaaacagaaacagatgGCAAACTGCCTTTCTTAGATGTATTGTTATCCAAGCAGAGATCAAGTAACAATGAATGTTCTTGTATCACTtctgtttttcgaaaaaagacttacactggtctacttacaaattatttcagttttactccctttcagtacaaattagggttaattaaaactctcatcgacagggcatataaaattaacaacactactcagggttttcaaaacgatatcaATACTCTAACTACTATTTTGAAACGTAATATGTTTCCCAGTTGGCTAATTGACAAGTCCGTTCAAGGTTATCTTAGAAATGTTACTACAAAAGAAGCCCCTAAACATGATGTATCCAACtaccatttttacaaactaccttacatcggtttctattcaacttataccagaaagaaaattcatctattatcaacaagtattgcaaggatttaaatgttaaagtaatttctctccattcaaactgtgcaacatttttagtccaaaggatttcattccggattctctcaaatcacgtgttgtatacaaatttacttgtgcgggctgtggtgctcgctacgttggtgaaaccaacaggcatttctacacacgtgtaaatgagcaccttttccgggacaaaaattctcatattttcaagcatcttagttcttctaaaaattgtcacgataactgtgatgtttcttgcttcaaaattattgataatgctacttctttcttcaTTGTATCAACTCAAAAtgaaggagagcttccatattgagcgctTGAAACCccaactcaacaaacaagttgatcatgtcagtttagcattacacttttaaacttttaccgttatgtcagttgtgttctctaaaatattgttggttcgtttgaattttacgtacttgtaacgaacatttaatctacaaagaatcattgtattgatagttatatatatatatacgaattatcttgtaaaaaaaaaatttaatgttacactctctatggctgaagatgatgtttgaaacatcgaaacatgttccgaaaattcaaaagtgtggttgtcttttttaaaatattagtaacacttgtgctatccagaccatttgtaaaaaaaaaaaaaaaaaaaaaaaaatatatatatatatatattatatatatatatatatatattcaatcttcagtcgtttaccaagccaccgtcacacggaacgacaacagcacctccgaaacatacattggactcacagaaaccgacttcaaaacaagacacagaaaccacatcgcatcattccgccacgccaagcacaaaaactccaccgaacttagcaaacacatctggtcactcaagaacgacaacattgactattctatctcctggcgcgtcttatcatctagctctccctacaacagctccagtaaaagatgcaacctctgcctaaaagagaaattcctaataatttgccgacctgacctctcatcactaaataagcgtaacgaacttgtatcttcatgccgacacagaaacaaagcgttgctacgcaacagctgaacttttaactttttaagtttaccgcgtattcgattatgcaaattctcctagtatatacacgatagtcacatgaatattctttcattaaacccctgaagagtgaagcgattcacgaaacaggcttgtcgggaaatgtagttgcgtccttttttcctcttaaaatatttattccgctctgctttaacgtattgagcactgttccacgagaaaatcgacttacagactccctatatatatatatatatatatatatatatatatatatatatatatatatatatatatatatacagaaaaCCGAACGACGAACCGCTTTACATAAACCGACATTCCAATCATCCACCTCCCATAATTCAAGAACTCCCCATCTCTGTTAACAAACGCATCAACTCATTATCATGCAACAAAGAAGTTTTTTATAACGCCGCACCTTTGTACAATTACGCCTTAAAACACAGCAACTTTGACTTCCGCTTACATTACGAATCACCTCCCACTCACCACAACACATCAACCAGACAGAACAGGCAACGCAACGTAATTTGGTTTAATCCA from Montipora capricornis isolate CH-2021 chromosome 9, ASM3666992v2, whole genome shotgun sequence encodes:
- the LOC138016375 gene encoding uncharacterized protein, with amino-acid sequence MGLKGGVIVLGSLTLCNLGRPYNLAGWEPLEKLTTQSRKAELDVRFLKNCQAFGVYPKFITFDLPKVSNFDAVYIRKRLLRTSIQKRAKEKRNLDKDLDRQWQKLEGVLSSIDLHILKKVTKRNVERKVSQFIKTHDKKLKALTKNTSVPFTHNNTVVNISSYKLCDEQLDILKFGLTFAIKPPHVNKSQVFTTFELLHDDLKRHLSDKTKANEVRNEIQHLATRYVNSFKPSMNDLKKHKILKRLKHNKDIIILRPDKGNGVVVLDKVVYNKAMVDLLSDNSKFKKLESDLTLRREGQLQRFLRKLKKNGLLDCNIYREMYPTGSQPARLYGLPKLHKVKDPKTITPPFRPIVSSIGTYNYNLAKYLCSLLKPHISSEFCATDTFSFVQEIQQFDFSDKFLVSYDVTSLFTNIPLSETIDLAVNAIIDGNMNPDLKLSKVHLKQLFNFATSHTHFLFNGCFYDQIDGVAMGSPLAPVLANFFMGHYERLWLEKYTGTQICHASEQLQLIYENGGLHGDVLETLTLISDK